AAGACCAGGATCGTCGTCGACTTCTTTAAGGCATACGCGGCAATACTGCTAAGAAATGCTCCGCTTATCAACTATGTCGACCCTTTTGCAGGGCGGGGTTACTACGATCGTTGTGCTGTTGAACCGAGCCGCACGGGGCCCATTCCGGCGACGCCCCTCGAGATCCTGTCGGCAATTGACACCCCTCAATTCGCGCCGCGCACGGTAACGTGGTTCAACGAGGGCGACCCTGATCACTTTCGCGATCTACGTGCTGCGATCGAACGCCACCCGGCCGTGCCCCGCCTCGTTCACAAGCCGAAGGTCACCAACAGTGATGTCAATGAGCGAATAACGCAGTTCTTCGCGAACCGTGTAAATGAGCCGACGTTCATGTTTGTTGACCCGTACGGATATCGCGGGTTGACTCGCCACCTTATTGCGGCCGTTCTAAAAGATTGGGGCTGCGATGTCGCGTTCTTCTTTAACTACCGTCGAGTCAATATGGCGGTCGGTCATGGGCTCTTTGACCAGCATCTCTCAGCCATCTTTGGTGAGGAGCGTCTCGATCAGCTTCGCGAAGATTTGAAAAGCATCGAGGATCCGGACGACCGTGAAGACCTCATCTTGCACAATTTGCGCGAAGCTCTCCTGGATGTGGGCGGCCAATATTTCCTCAAGTATCGCTTCCGAACTTCAGAGGGAAGTACATCTCATCATCTCATCTTCACGTCGAAGAAGCGGCGTGGGTTTTTGACGATGAAAGAAAAGATGTCGCAGCACAGTTGGAAGGACCCAATAGATGAAATCTCTTACTTCGAGTTCGTGCCGCAGCCGAAGCGGGCGCTTACGCTCTTTGAACCGCAGGTGATTCTGCCACCACGGAATTGGAACTACAGCGTTAAGAGTCTTGCCAACGAACTATCGCGGTGTTTCCGTGGACGCAAAGTTACCCTTGAATACTTGTATGCGGGGCATAATGATGACCTACCGTATGATTTGAAACATTATCGAGCGGCACTATGGGAACTCAGTGACCGTGGGCTCGCGAAGCTCACCCGCGCCGATGGAAGGTCACCGCGTCGCGGGCAGTGCCCTGACGGCACAACCATTCAGTTGTGACCGGCTCCTGCCGTGGCGGGCATCTCGTCCCAAGTGCGGCCGTCCAGTTCACGCCCGCTAGTGCCCTTGTGCCATTGCTTGAAAAAGAACGCGATCTTTGCGGCAACGCAGCGATCACGCAGGTCTCGCACCCAGTCGATTTCAAGCGGTCGGAACCCAGGACCTGATTCGCCGCCGGCGATCACCCAGGTAATGCCGGACAGATCAACACGATCGGCCGGTCCGATCATCGGTTCAACGGAAAGGAAGCGAACCGGCGCATTTACGTCTCGTAGCATATCGGCGCGCCAGGCGAACTTGTCGCTCTCGACCGTTACGCCGCACCAGATGTGCGACGGGAGCTCACGGGTTTTGAAGCGTCTGCGCGCGTAGCGCCGCAATCGCTCGGGCCGCTTGGTGAGCAGTTGATAGACGTGACGGTCGACGGTTTCCATCTGATCGAAAACCTGATCGATGTACGCGTCCGGGATGTCGACGTGAAACAGGTCGCTCATTGAGTTCACGAAGATGAGCCGCGATCGTTTCCAAGTGGCTGGCCGCCCAAGCATCCGCGGCCGTAGTTGCACGTCGAAGCCGTTTTCGAAGTAGTTGCCCGGGACGCCGCGCCAGCGTTCTGCAAAGCGCTCAGCGTAGCAGTGGTCGCACCCGGCGGAGATCTTCGTGCAGCCTGTCGTTGGGTTCCAGGTGGAATTCGTCCACTCGATGGTGCTTTGGACGGCCATGGGCGTGAATCGCTCCTTCGAACGGGTGTTCGTATCTATTATACAAGTATTTCAGATATGTGTATAGTAGATACCTCAATGGGGGCTCGGGCGCAGGACCCACCGGTAGTCGAGGCGTGGATCGCAAGCTTGGGTCGCTCGGGCAGGGCCGACCAGTATCCGGGCTTGGTGCGACGTTTCCTCCGTAAGCGCGGCTCGGACGACCTCCCTACGGTCACCGAAGAGGAGTTGATCCGCTACACCGTTACGATGGCCTCCCACGGCGTTCGCAAGAAGACCTTGAGTGCTCTGGAGTCTTTCTTTGCCTATGCGGAAAGCCGCGGACATGTAGGCCGAGACCCGGCCCGTTTCCTCTGGCAGGCGGTTCACCGCGCGCTTGAAGACCGCGCGTTGGTGAACGAACTAACGCATGCCGGCCTACCGACCGATGCCGCAGCCGACCTTTCGTGGCGCGACATCGCTTACCTCACGCTCGCGCCGCCGCCTGCGCCGGCGCATGCGCTTGAACTCAGTGCGGAACTTCACCGCCGTCTTGCAGGCATGCTGCTGAAGCAGTTGCAATCGACGACGCCGGATGATTTGGATCGCGTGCTCGAGTCGCGCGTCATCGGCGATGGGGGCACGGGATTTCGGCGCGACCGATTTGCGCGAGCCGCAAAAGCCGACAGAGACCCGGGACTCCGATGACCGCGCAAGGCTGGGCACTGATCGGGCTGAAGCAGCCGGCCAGCCATCCCGAGCCCCGCGTGACACGCGCGGAAACTAGGTCAGAGCGACGGCAGCCTTCGCCGCGGCGAGGGCCGCTTCTAGACCATTCCCATACGT
The nucleotide sequence above comes from Candidatus Eremiobacterota bacterium. Encoded proteins:
- a CDS encoding phage Gp37/Gp68 family protein — encoded protein: MAVQSTIEWTNSTWNPTTGCTKISAGCDHCYAERFAERWRGVPGNYFENGFDVQLRPRMLGRPATWKRSRLIFVNSMSDLFHVDIPDAYIDQVFDQMETVDRHVYQLLTKRPERLRRYARRRFKTRELPSHIWCGVTVESDKFAWRADMLRDVNAPVRFLSVEPMIGPADRVDLSGITWVIAGGESGPGFRPLEIDWVRDLRDRCVAAKIAFFFKQWHKGTSGRELDGRTWDEMPATAGAGHN
- the tcmP gene encoding three-Cys-motif partner protein TcmP; protein product: MPKKPIRYATEATENFFDVRDPQNAHKTRIVVDFFKAYAAILLRNAPLINYVDPFAGRGYYDRCAVEPSRTGPIPATPLEILSAIDTPQFAPRTVTWFNEGDPDHFRDLRAAIERHPAVPRLVHKPKVTNSDVNERITQFFANRVNEPTFMFVDPYGYRGLTRHLIAAVLKDWGCDVAFFFNYRRVNMAVGHGLFDQHLSAIFGEERLDQLREDLKSIEDPDDREDLILHNLREALLDVGGQYFLKYRFRTSEGSTSHHLIFTSKKRRGFLTMKEKMSQHSWKDPIDEISYFEFVPQPKRALTLFEPQVILPPRNWNYSVKSLANELSRCFRGRKVTLEYLYAGHNDDLPYDLKHYRAALWELSDRGLAKLTRADGRSPRRGQCPDGTTIQL